In Lolium rigidum isolate FL_2022 chromosome 3, APGP_CSIRO_Lrig_0.1, whole genome shotgun sequence, the genomic window TACATGGAGAAGGAGGACATTTCTCTTCTCAATGTGTGGGGGATTATTTCTCTCGACGCCGTTACCGGCAGCGATCAATCCGGGGAGAAGTAATGGCAGTGAATTGAGTAATTTCTCCGGTTGAGGCCGAAGATAAATGAAGGAGCAAACCGAACGATGCGATGTCTTCAAGGCTAGTATGACACAATCAGACCCGGTGGGCTGCATGCTTGGAACAAGTCAAGAACAATCCTCTAAGTAGTGCAACAATTGATGACTTCGTGAGTCATTTCTCTCCAACttgttttctttctctttgaaATATTAACTCTACCTTTTTGCAATGTTAACTTTTTATCTCTTTGCAATGTCTCTATGCAGGACCGTATTGCACAATAAAGATATAAAAATATGAAAGCAAACGAGAATCGGTTTTTCGCATTGCATCATTCGTTGGAAAATTCAAAGAAATAGTGAAAAGTGGAAGTTCACGCACCAAGAGTTCCTCCACGCAATAGGGCTCCAAGAAAAGGAAAAATCTTGGCCCGGAGAGACATGTGATGTAATTTAAGTGCCGGGCAGGGGTATAAGCGTAATTCCTTGTTCAATCAGTGGAATCAGAAACCCTTGGTCTGGCGTGGAGCGCTTGTGGACAGCTCATTCCCTCCCAAGGCCGCCGCCCCCCACCTGTGCTTTCCCCTCCCCTTTCTGGATCTCCATGGCGAACACCTCCACGGtcgacgcgccgccgcccaaggaaGTCGGATCCGTCGATCCCTCGCCCGACAGGTATGGACAATCCCgatttctctctttttttggGTCAATTTTACCCCCGAATCAATCCTTTTCACCACACAACTGAGCGATAACAATGCCATCCCCAATTCAGCAGCAACGCGGCGTCCGGAAGTGATCTGGCAGAAGCTGAGGCCGCCGGAGCAGAAGCCGAGGCAGCCGGAGCAGAAGCGGCCGAGCCCATCGCATCCGACTTCATCCTGGATACTGGAGCCCCCGTGCACGCGACCGGCGACGTTAGGCTGATATCCAACGCGAGGGATTTGGGTCCAGGCGAAGCTGTCTCTATGACTAGGCGCGACGGAAAGACTCTCCATGCCACCTCAGTCGGCATCATCCGGCGAGGGACTATATTCTCCCTCGACGACGTCCACTGCTTTCCCGGACTACCGTCCGTGTCCACGCTCGTCTCCGTGCCGCAGCTCGCGCAGCGCGGCTTGTCCGTCATGTTCTGCGGCCCGGCCTGCACCGTCCGGGATGGGAGCACCgaggccgtcgtcggtgagggtcAGCTGCGGGATGATGACGGCTTTTACCATCTGGATTATCTCATGGTACCCATTACCTGAACGCGGACCCTTGCACGAATAAAACTTCCGCGGTGCTCTGCACTGAAGATACCAGATGAATGCTGCGAGCGCCGGTGCCATCAAGACTTTGCCTGACTGCCTGCCTGCTACTTGCGTTCTTGTGGACTCGGGGTCAATGGTAAACGAGACCTGACCAACTCAAGTTGGACGAGATGGTGTGATCATGCCTCGTCAAGCTCAAGACTCGGAACTACATTTTTCTTGTGTTTATTTGTTTGGTTGCCTTCTCAGGTGTGAGAGAGCTTATTATTTTCTGTTATTGTAAGGGGTTATTCCAGTTTAATAATATAAGGAAGGTATCTTATTCGGAAGGCTCTCGGTGGTGATTTCTCCCTGGCGCGTGTGAAGAGATTTGAAGATGTTTTTAGTCCAAATCTGTGTTTGCAAACAATGTATTGAGAAACTTCTGCTTGCAGTAATGTCTCAGTGTAGAAATGTGATGCCGTTCGTGTATAAAGTACTACTTACTAATTATCTCTTaatctagatgtatctagacaaagtttagTTTTAGATACATCCATGCTAGTGATAAGTAATATAATTCGGAGGAAGTATCTAGTAAACTCTAATCTAGTGATAAGTAAAGGAGTATCTAGTAAACTCTAATTTAGTGATAAGTAAtataaatcggagggagtatctagTAAACTCTAATCTAGGTATTAAGCATGCTCAAGATCCTGCGAGCTTTCTTGTGGGATGGAATGGATAAGGTCACAGTGCGGAAAATGCAAAATTAAATGATAGTTTTTTCATCGCCCAATCTCGAACTTGATAAATTCTCGACAGTCTGATGGCCTGGTTGCCCTCATGTGTTGGATTGGGGAATCCTTGTAGCAAAACAACGGACATATATCTATTTTATGCTTGGACAACCGATCTCTCTGGGAATGGTCAAGCCGCAATTTTTTGGCATGCTCCATGGCTTGATGGCTGCAAGCATAAAAACATCGCTCCTAAATATCTTTGAGATCTCGAAGACAACAAATTGGAATATCAAGAAGCCTTTGTTGATCTGCGGGGCTAAGCAT contains:
- the LOC124700971 gene encoding uncharacterized protein LOC124700971 isoform X1 — its product is MANTSTVDAPPPKEVGSVDPSPDSSNAASGSDLAEAEAAGAEAEAAGAEAAEPIASDFILDTGAPVHATGDVRLISNARDLGPGEAVSMTRRDGKTLHATSVGIIRRGTIFSLDDVHCFPGLPSVSTLVSVPQLAQRGLSVMFCGPACTVRDGSTEAVVGEGQLRDDDGFYHLDYLMVPIT
- the LOC124700971 gene encoding uncharacterized protein LOC124700971 isoform X2; this translates as MANTSTVDAPPPKEVGSVDPSPDSNAASGSDLAEAEAAGAEAEAAGAEAAEPIASDFILDTGAPVHATGDVRLISNARDLGPGEAVSMTRRDGKTLHATSVGIIRRGTIFSLDDVHCFPGLPSVSTLVSVPQLAQRGLSVMFCGPACTVRDGSTEAVVGEGQLRDDDGFYHLDYLMVPIT